From the Cyclopterus lumpus isolate fCycLum1 chromosome 25, fCycLum1.pri, whole genome shotgun sequence genome, one window contains:
- the rpz5 gene encoding rapunzel 5 translates to MNSVADWLVLNRDKIEKGVEIMGQASEVLAATVGQLHPILEAVFVASAEILSNPDSKEARYLTQQFEMVNQQLEGIQDEIDKIALELQRSSLNKQNFDREAQMLSQYEKFQDFVKAKPKFKEKKMEKFLSHYENTDADLNLDALYNAVIGQSTAGDPLLETVVTTEQRSRRAVEDFCARLKKLFVVGIIAVMGHSALKEGVVGEEMVKKWQGRMEDVETRMKAAVDDCTDNFADQAKLDMELLLQENPGAVNNDFTKSLLDSLVKKYDWVNWSIRAFSDKERIFFFNWLAGKKCQGSGGANWFDILTKTKIKVVVSFCVDPKPIDKSKILEQIEVQKIKKNMMEVALALNKSFPNCLVHAVSHYKEVVESNNFHEDCYYYGKHKKASLCIHSE, encoded by the coding sequence atgaacagCGTGGCAGATTGGCTCGTGCTGAACAGGGACAAGATCGAGAAAGGCGTGGAGATCATGGGGCAAGCCTCGGAGGTGCTCGCGGCAACCGTGGGCCAGCTCCACCCAATCCTGGAGGCCGTGTTCGTGGCTTCGGCCGAGATACTCAGCAACCCGGACAGCAAAGAGGCTCGCTACCTGACTCAGCAGTTCGAAATGGTCAACCAGCAACTCGAGGGAATCCAAGATGAGATTGATAAAATCGCCctggagctgcagaggtcgTCGTTGAACAAGCAGAACTTCGATCGGGAGGCCCAGATGCTCAGCCAGTACGAAAAGTTCCAGGACTTTGTCAAAGCCAAGCCCAAGTtcaaagagaagaaaatggAGAAGTTCCTCAGCCATTACGAGAACACCGATGCCGACTTGAACCTGGACGCCCTCTACAATGCTGTCATTGGGCAGAGCACCGCGGGAGACCCGTTGCTTGAAACAGTGGTCACCACAGAGCAGAGAAGCAGAAGGGCGGTTGAGGATTTCTGCGCTCGGCTGAAGAAGCTTTTTGTGGTGGGCATTATCGCCGTCATGGGCCACTCCGCCCTCAAGGaaggggtggtgggggaggagaTGGTGAAGAAGTGGCAGGGACGGATGGAGGACGTGGAGACACGAATGAAAGCGGCGGTGGATGACTGCACCGACAACTTTGCCGATCAAGCCAAGCTGGACATGGAGCTCCTGCTGCAGGAGAATCCCGGCGCTGTCAACAACGATTTCACCAAATCCCTTCTGGATTCTCTCGTTAAGAAATACGACTGGGTGAACTGGTCCATCAGGGCCTTCAGCGACAAGGAgcgcattttctttttcaactgGCTGGCCGGAAAGAAGTGCCAAGGAAGTGGAGGAGCCAActggtttgacattttgaccaAGACCAAGATTAAAGTGGTCGTCTCTTTCTGCGTTGACCCCAAGCCCATTGACAAGAGTAAGATCCTGGAGCAGATTGAAGTTCAGAAGATCAAGAAGAACATGATGGAAGTGGCTCTGGCTTTGAACAAGAGCTTCCCCAACTGCCTGGTCCACGCTGTCAGCCATTACAAGGAGGTGGTGGAGTCCAACAACTTTCACGAGGATTGTTACTACtatggaaaacacaaaaaagccTCCCTGTGTATCCACTCCGAGTAG